The window TCCCGCCCCGGCCCCCGGGCCGCCTCTGGCTGCTCCGCCCGGTCGGCCCCTTCGGCACCGTCGGCGAGCTCCTGGAACACCTCGACGGCTTGGCCGCGGAGCGCGCCGTGGAGGCAGGGCCCTCCACGGCCTTCCTCGCCCTGGTCCGGGGCGCGCTCGCCGAACTGGCCGGCCCCGGGGAGCGGTGAGCGGCCCCCGGAGGGTCAGCCCTTCAGGCGCGCCATCCAGGCCTCGACCTCGGTCGAGGTGCGGGGCAGTCCGGCCGACATGTTCCGGTTGCCGTCCTCGGTGACGAGGATGTCGTCCTCGATGCGGACGCCGATGCCGCGGTATTCCTCGGGCACGGTCAGGTCGTCGGTCTGGAAGTAGAGGCCGGGCTCGACGGTCAGGCACATGCCGGGCTCGAGGGTTCCGTCGACGTATGCCTCGCGGCGGGCGGCGGCGCAGTCGTGGACGTCCATGCCGAGCATGTGACCGGTGCCGTGGAGGGTCCAGCGGCGCTGCAGGCCCAGCTCCAGGACCCGCTCGACCGGGCCTTCCAGCAGCCCCCACTCGACGAGCTTCTCGGCCAGGACGTGCTGGGAGGCGTCGTGGAAGTCGCGGAACTTCGCACCCGGCTTCACCGCGGCGATGCCGGCTTCCTGGGAGGCGTAGACCGCGTCGTAGATCTTGCGCTGGATGTCGGTGTAGGTGCCGTTGATGGGGAGTGTGCGCGTGACGTCGGCGGTGTAGAGGGAGTGGGTTTCCACGCCGGCGTCGAGCAGCAGCAGGTCGCCGGAGCGGACGTCGCCGTCGTTGCGGACCCAGTGCAGGGTGCAGGCGTGCGGGCCGGCGGCGCAGATGGAGCCGTAGCCGACGTCGTTGCCCTCGACGCGGGCACGGAGGAAGAAGGTGCCCTCGATGTAGCGCTCGGAGGTGGCCTCGGCCTTGTCGAGGACCTTCACGACGTCCTCGAAACCGCGGACGGTGGAGTCGACGGCCTTCTGCAGCTCGCCGATCTCGAACGCGTCCTTGACCAGGCGAAGTTCGGACAGGAAGACGCGCAGCTCCTCGTCCGTCTCGGCGGTGGTCATATCGGCGAGCGCCGCCTCGATGCCCGTGTCGTGCCCGCGTACCACGCGTACGGGGCCGCCGGCCGAGCGCAGCAGACCGGCCGCCGTGCGCACGTCGCGGCAGGGGATGCCGTAGAGGGCCCCGGCCTCGGTGAGGCTGCGACGGCGGCCGGCCCACAGTTCGCCCTGGCCGTCGAGCCAGAACTCGCCGTTCTCCTTGTCGGAGCGGGGCAGCCGGTACAGGGCGGCCTCGTGGCCGCCGTCCGCCGGCTCCAGCACCAGGACCCCGTCCTCCTTGAGGTCGCCGGTGAGGTACGCGTACTCGGTCGAGGCACGGAAGGGGTACTCGGTGTCGTTCGAGCGGATCCGCAGGTTGCCGGCCGGGACGACCAGGCGCTCCCCGGGGAAGCGGGCCGACAGTGCGGCCCGGCGGGCGGCGGTGCGGCCCGCCTGGGGTATCGGCGGCAGATCGTGCGCCTCGGTGTGGGCCCAGCCGGACGCCATGTTCCGCGCGAGCTCCTCGCAGACCCCCCGGGCCGCGGGCTGCTCGACCGGCTGCTGGTCATCGGCGGCCACTGCCACGGTTCCTCCTCGTCGAGTGAACTGCTGTCCGGCTCGCATCATAGGACCGGGTGTACAAGCCCGTCAGAAACGTTTCCGCCGTTGCCGAGTTGCCGCAGCGGCCACACCGCCCGGGCCGCTGCACAAGGCACTCCGCGGCTCCCGTGGCTACCCTGGTCGTGAGGGGGGTACTGCCAGGAGGCGATCACATGGGCCGGCGCCATCACTTCCACATCGACCACAACGGGCACTCGGTCAGCGCCACCGTCCAGACCGGGCACACCGCCGTCGTGGAGGTACTGGTCGACGGCAAGGAGACCGGACACGCCACGACGCACGACGATCACCCGGTGACGGTGCACGTCGAGCTGCCCACGGACCCCCCGACCCGCGTCTCCGTCCGCGCGACCCCGGGCCCGGGCGTCCCCCGCTGCCTCTTCGAGGCTCCGCCCACGGAGCCCCACATCATGTCCCCGCGCCCTTACTGACGGCGGTCGTGGCTACCGGGTCCCCTTGCACTCCGGAGTCGCGGACCGGATCTCCTCCGTCGCCTCGCGGATCCCGTCGGAGCCCGAGAGGCTCGTGCCGACGAAGGCGGGGCACGGGCTCCGGAAGGGACGTCGCCCGGAGCCGAGGATCACAGGCCCGGTATGCCGGTGAGCTTCGGTCCGTTGTCGATCAGCTGGCCCCTGGTCTTGGCCTTGGCCGCGTCGCGCTCTGCCCCGGTGGAAGCCGGCATCGCGATCGCGGCGGAGACGAAGGCCGCCGCGGTGACGCACCTTCCGAGGCGGGCGATGTGCCGCTTGGGGGCGGGGGCGGGAAGGTTGTGGACCATGCCTGCTCCTTGAGGTGTGTCCGGCAGCAACGCAACCGCCGGATCGGTTCGGCCCCGCCACCTTTCAGCGTGACCACGCATCAAGTAGGCCCGTCCGCACTGATGAGGGTCATGACTCGAAAAGCCGTGTCTTGACGGGGCAGGAGCCGTGTGACCCTCCCGCACACGACGAAAGCCCCCTGCCCGCTCTGCAGGCGCGGGCACCGTCGAGGCCGGGTGAGAGCCGGACCGCGCCGGGACCGGCTCGCCGCCGGTGATCAGCGGACAGAGAAGGCGACAAGGGGGTCCCGCTCGAGGAGAGGTCGCTCCGAACCCTTAGTCGCTCGGTTGGTCGCCCGGACGCAGAAAGAGCCGGTGCAGATTTCTCTGCACCGGCTCTCACCTGGTTTTACTCTGTCGGGGTGGCGGGATTTGAACCCACGACCTCTTCGTCCCGAACGAAGCGCGCTGCCAAGCTGCGCTACACCCCGATCGCCGCCCCGCAGCACTTGCTGCCCTGGCGACATCGATTACTTTAGCGGACCTCTCGCCGGAGACGAAATCCGGTTTTCGCGGGGCCGCGGATCAGCGCGAAGGTCACGTGCGCCAGCGGGTACGCGAGCCACTGCGCGGCGTGCCGCGGGCGCAGGGTGCGGGGCGCCGTGAGGAGGAGGAAGTCCAGGAGGGCGCCGGCCGGGGTGACCAGGCGCCGCCAGGCGCGTGCCGCGGACAGCCCGAGGACGACCGCGACCAGGATGTTCGTCCAGATCGTGAAGTGGCTCAGGACGACGGGCACGCTCCCTTACGCGCACTCGATGACCAGCCCCACCACGGCCGCGGTGCGGATCAGGGCCCGGAGCACCACGGGGACGAGGCGCGCCGGTGCGGTCGTTCCGGCAGCGTGTTACGCCTTCGGGGTGAGCGTCAGGAGCGTCGCCTCCGGCGGGCAGGCGAAGCGGACCGGGGTGAACCGGTTGGTGCCGCAGCCGGCCGAGACGTGCAGGAACGCGCGGTTGCCCTCTGCCTCGTGCGTGGAGAGCCCCTTCACCCGCTTGGTGTCCAGGTCGCAGTTGGTGACGAGCGCCCCGTAGAAGGGGATGCACAGCTGTCCGCCGTGGGTGTGGCCCGCGAGGATCAGGGGGTACCGGTCGGCGGTGAAGGACTCCAGCACGCGCAGGTACGGGGCGTGCACCACGGCCATCGAGAAGTCCGCGCCCGCCTCCGGCCCGCCGGCGACCTCCGCGTAGCGGTCCCGCTTGATGTGCGGGTCGTCGAGCCCGGTGAAGGCCAGCTCCAGGCCGTCCAGCTTCAGCCGGGCCCGCGTGTTGGTGAGGTTCAGCCAGCCGGCCGCGTCGAACGCGTCCCGCATCTCTTCCCACGGGTTGTGGACGGCGCCGACGACCGGCTTGTTCCCGTTCAGCCCGTGCCGGCCCTGGGTCTTCTCGATCAGGTAGCGCCCGGGGTTGCGCAGCCGCGGCCCGTAGTAGTCGTTCGACCCGAAGACGTACACGCCCGGGAAGTTCATCAAGGGGCCCAGCGCGTCGAGCAGCTCGGGGATGCCCTCGGTGTCCGAGAGGTTGTCGCCGGTGTTCACGACGAAGTCGGGGCGCAGGCCCGCGAGGGACTGCAGCCAGGCGCGCTTCTTGCGCTGCCCGCCGACCATATGGATGTCGGACACCTGGAGTACGCGCAACGGGCGCATCCCCCGGGGAAGGA is drawn from Streptomyces sp. NBC_01232 and contains these coding sequences:
- a CDS encoding aminopeptidase P family protein; the encoded protein is MRAGQQFTRRGGTVAVAADDQQPVEQPAARGVCEELARNMASGWAHTEAHDLPPIPQAGRTAARRAALSARFPGERLVVPAGNLRIRSNDTEYPFRASTEYAYLTGDLKEDGVLVLEPADGGHEAALYRLPRSDKENGEFWLDGQGELWAGRRRSLTEAGALYGIPCRDVRTAAGLLRSAGGPVRVVRGHDTGIEAALADMTTAETDEELRVFLSELRLVKDAFEIGELQKAVDSTVRGFEDVVKVLDKAEATSERYIEGTFFLRARVEGNDVGYGSICAAGPHACTLHWVRNDGDVRSGDLLLLDAGVETHSLYTADVTRTLPINGTYTDIQRKIYDAVYASQEAGIAAVKPGAKFRDFHDASQHVLAEKLVEWGLLEGPVERVLELGLQRRWTLHGTGHMLGMDVHDCAAARREAYVDGTLEPGMCLTVEPGLYFQTDDLTVPEEYRGIGVRIEDDILVTEDGNRNMSAGLPRTSTEVEAWMARLKG
- a CDS encoding metallophosphoesterase; this translates as MRARYGVPLKAAAGIAAVGAAGVAYAAGFEARSFRLRRVTVPVLPRGMRPLRVLQVSDIHMVGGQRKKRAWLQSLAGLRPDFVVNTGDNLSDTEGIPELLDALGPLMNFPGVYVFGSNDYYGPRLRNPGRYLIEKTQGRHGLNGNKPVVGAVHNPWEEMRDAFDAAGWLNLTNTRARLKLDGLELAFTGLDDPHIKRDRYAEVAGGPEAGADFSMAVVHAPYLRVLESFTADRYPLILAGHTHGGQLCIPFYGALVTNCDLDTKRVKGLSTHEAEGNRAFLHVSAGCGTNRFTPVRFACPPEATLLTLTPKA